The following proteins come from a genomic window of Miscanthus floridulus cultivar M001 unplaced genomic scaffold, ASM1932011v1 fs_375_1_2, whole genome shotgun sequence:
- the LOC136531581 gene encoding ubiquitin C-terminal hydrolase 12-like: MDGVKAYCLVELSSPNAELRVLEVFYHKIYKIFPLQEKIENINDQYWTLRAEEIPEEEKNIGPNDRLIHVYHFMKDINQTQQIQNFGDPFFLLIHEGETLAEVKKRIQSKLQVSADEFSKWKFAFISMNRPDYLQDSDVISTRFQRREVYGAWEQYLGMEHTDTAPKRAYTVNQNRHSLEKPVKIYN, from the exons ATGGATGGAGTAAAAGCTTATTGTTTG GTTGAACTGTCCAGTCCTAATGCTGAACTACGTGTGCTAGAAGTGTTTTACCACAAGATCTATAAG atctttccactacaagagaagaTAGAGAATATAAACGATCAATATTGGACACTACGTGCTGAGGAG ATTCCagaagaggagaaaaatataggTCCAAATGATCGGCTAATTCATGTTTATCACTTCATGAAAGATATTAATCAGACTCAG CAAATTCAGAACTTTGGAGACCCTTTCTTTCTGCTCATTCATGAAGGTGAGACTTTAGCAGAAGTCAAGAAGCGCATACAGAGTAAACTGCAAGTCTCTGCTGATGAATTTTCCAAG TGGAAATTTGCGTTTATATCGATGAATCGGCCAGATTACCTCCAGGATTCAGATGTTATATCTACTCGCTTTCAG AGGAGAGAGGTCTATGGAGCTTGGGAGCAATATCTTGGGATGGAGCACACTGATACTGCACCAAAAAGGGCTTATACAGTGAATCAG AACCGTCACTCATTAGAGAAGCCGGTCAAAATTTACAATTGA
- the LOC136531583 gene encoding uncharacterized protein — MAGSLHPSAADNEAERKRQEDARAAHNEAERKRQEDARAAQAAARRAALARAEEAEAEAAAAAHERDVAAARVRAALERAAQERAAADPHLEDPPEDRDEDASSLFDGPRTSVQAAIALQEATAVLHLHAQAVAVQNIRHLVRVVLDVTSGSFARWREQFLARPGQLYGTLSDNLHDIVRHRGDQGDTARTTWLAIESQFLDNREARALILDAKLRTLVQGDLSVTDYCKLLKTAADNLADLGEPVSDRSLVLNLIRGLNERFVSVGRHLRRSRPFPSFLEACDELTLEELTMGAPTPSPPMALVASTGSGFSSPRPASPQISGHPNTEPGGGKGGGFGGKNNRRGARGRGGNGDHRGGKGGGSGTSAPSNQGASGSWPTHYNPWLIVPGPRPLLRGAPTQPPHQQALLAQQGAFLASQ, encoded by the exons atggccggctcccTTCACCCCTCTGCTGCTGACAACGAGGCCGAGCGCAAGCGCCAGGAGGACGCCCGCGCCGCCCACAACGAGGCTGAGCGCAAGCGCCAGGAGGACGCCCGCGCCGCCCAGGCTGCCGCCCGTCGCGCCGCTCTCGCTCGCGCCGAAGAGGCCGAAGccgaggccgccgccgcggcaCACGAGCGCGACGTTGCGGCTGCGCGCGTCCGCGCCGCCCTGGAGCGCGCGGCCCAGGAGCGGGCCGCTGCCGACCCTCACCTTGAAGATCCGCCAGAGGACCGCGACGAGGACGCGTCCTCCCTCTTCGATGGCCCTCGTACCTCAGTTCAGGCCGCCATAGCTCTTCAGGAGGCTACTGCTGTTCTTCACCTGCACGCCCAAGCTGTGGCCGTCCAGAACATCCGTCATCTTGTCCGCGTCGTTCTCGACGTCACCTCCGGCAGCTTCGCTCGGTGGCGCGAGCAATTCCTTGCTCGCCCTGGGCAA CTCTACGGCACCCTCTCCGACAATCTCCACGACATTGTCCGGCATCGCGGCGACCAAGGCGACACTGCCCGTACCACCTGGCTTGCCATTGAGAGCCAATTTCTCGACAACCGGGAGGCGCGCGCTCTCATCCTTGACGCCAAACTTCGCACGCTTGTCCAGGGGGACCTATCTGTCACCGACTACTGCAAGCTTCTCAAGACCGCCGCCGACAACCTCGCTGATCTGGGTGAACCCGTCAGCGACCGCTCCCTCGTCCTCAATCTCATCCGAGGTTTGAACGAGCGGTTTGTCTCCGTTGGCCGCCATCTTCGACGCAGCCGTCCCTTCCCTTCCTTCTTGGAGGCCTGCGATGAGCTCACTCTCGAGGAGCTTACCATGGGGGCCCCGACTCCGTCTCCTCCCATGGCTCTCGTCGCCAGCACAGGCAGCGGCTTCTCGTCCCCTCGTCCCGCCTCCCCGCAGATTTCTGGGCATCCCAACACCGAGCCTGGGGGTGGCAAAGGGGGCGGCTTTGGTGGCAAAAACAATCGTCGCGGCGCTCGGGGCCGAGGCGGCAACGGTGACCACAGGGGCGGCAAAGGCGGCGGCTCAGGCACGTCTGCTCCATCCAACCAGGGGGCGAGTGGGTCTTGGCCCACCCACTACAACCCGTGGCTCATTGTCCCCGGGCCGCGTCCTCTGCTTCGCGGTGCACCCACCCAGCCACCACACCAGCAGGCGTTGCTGGCACAACAGGGAGCCTTCCTGGCTTCGCAGTAG